From a region of the Chitinophaga caseinilytica genome:
- a CDS encoding long-chain fatty acid--CoA ligase has translation MENLRHGRCSHAHRPLRRRVPAIGRRRKAPGPEDQHKIAIISANRPEWILTDLACQQAGAVLVPIYPTISAAELVFILNDSGAKLLFVDDAEMYDKVKILRDQIPHITDIFSFDRIPGVRHWMDVPAAATPESEARLPEVRNAVSPDTLATIIYTSGTTGTPKGVMLTHGNIMSNVEGCLPILPVDEHARALSFLPLNHIFERMVTYVYFTAGVSVYYAESLETIADNLREVQPGIFTTVPRVLEKLFEKIMSKGHALTGFQRTIFFWALRVGQQFEINKRQTPWYKLELALANRLVFRKWREALGGNIRCIVTGAAACQIRLLKLFTAAGLPVLEGYGLTETSPVISVNGKLPKDRMFGTVGPVISNVEVKLADDGEILVKGPSVTTGYYKRPDLTAEAFHDGWFHTGDIGVMLLQKFLKITDRKKELFKTSGGKFVAPQPIENKFRESPFIEQIMVVGADRKFTGALIVPNFENLRAWTKGQGLEFPSNEAALKDPKVKSMYRDAVNRYNQYFNHIEQIKKFELMPREWTIDGGEMTPTLKLKRRVIQEKYRDSIERLYA, from the coding sequence CTGGAAAACCTACGCCACGGCCGATGTAGCCACGCTCACCGCCCGCTTCGCCGCAGGGTTCCTGCAATTGGGCGTCGGCGGAAAGCCCCCGGCCCGGAAGACCAGCATAAAATCGCGATCATCAGCGCCAACAGGCCCGAATGGATCCTCACCGACCTGGCCTGCCAGCAGGCCGGCGCCGTGCTCGTTCCCATCTACCCCACCATCAGCGCCGCCGAGCTCGTTTTCATCCTCAACGATTCCGGCGCCAAGCTGCTGTTCGTGGACGATGCCGAGATGTACGACAAGGTGAAAATCCTCCGCGACCAAATCCCCCACATCACCGATATCTTCTCGTTCGACCGCATCCCCGGCGTCCGCCACTGGATGGACGTTCCCGCCGCCGCCACCCCGGAATCGGAAGCGCGCCTCCCGGAAGTCCGCAATGCTGTTTCGCCCGACACCCTGGCCACCATCATTTATACTTCCGGCACCACGGGAACGCCCAAGGGCGTGATGCTCACCCATGGCAACATCATGAGCAATGTGGAAGGCTGTTTGCCGATATTGCCGGTAGACGAGCATGCGCGGGCGCTCAGTTTCCTGCCGCTCAACCACATCTTCGAGCGGATGGTGACGTACGTGTATTTCACGGCCGGCGTATCCGTTTACTACGCCGAAAGCCTGGAAACCATTGCAGACAACCTCCGCGAGGTGCAACCGGGAATTTTCACCACGGTGCCACGGGTGCTGGAGAAGCTTTTCGAGAAGATCATGTCGAAAGGGCATGCGCTCACCGGTTTTCAGCGGACGATCTTTTTCTGGGCGCTCCGGGTGGGGCAACAGTTCGAGATCAATAAAAGGCAAACCCCGTGGTACAAGCTGGAATTGGCGTTGGCCAACCGGTTGGTGTTCCGCAAATGGCGGGAGGCGCTCGGCGGGAACATCCGTTGTATCGTGACCGGCGCGGCCGCCTGCCAGATCAGGTTATTGAAACTCTTTACCGCCGCGGGGCTCCCGGTGCTGGAAGGGTATGGGCTCACGGAAACGTCGCCCGTGATCAGCGTAAACGGGAAATTGCCGAAAGACAGGATGTTCGGTACCGTTGGGCCCGTGATTTCCAACGTGGAAGTGAAACTGGCGGACGACGGGGAAATCCTCGTGAAGGGCCCCAGCGTCACCACCGGCTATTACAAAAGGCCCGATCTCACGGCGGAAGCGTTCCACGACGGGTGGTTCCATACCGGCGACATCGGGGTGATGCTGTTGCAGAAATTCCTGAAGATCACCGACCGCAAGAAGGAGTTGTTCAAGACTTCGGGCGGTAAATTCGTGGCCCCGCAGCCCATCGAGAACAAGTTCAGGGAATCGCCCTTTATTGAGCAGATCATGGTGGTGGGAGCGGACAGGAAGTTTACCGGCGCACTGATCGTCCCGAATTTCGAGAACCTCCGCGCCTGGACGAAAGGCCAGGGCCTGGAGTTCCCTTCGAACGAAGCTGCGCTGAAAGACCCGAAGGTGAAATCGATGTACCGGGATGCGGTCAACCGTTACAACCAGTATTTCAACCACATCGAGCAGATCAAGAAATTCGAGCTGATGCCCCGCGAATGGACGATCGACGGCGGCGAAATGACGCCCACCCTGAAACTGAAGCGCCGCGTCATCCAGGAAAAGTACCGCGATTCCATAGAACGCCTCTACGCCTGA
- a CDS encoding COR domain-containing protein — protein MSIKPASIVKLEKQLGRTLVNLPRNEFIVDGQLAPNAFSLDDSSNIVTVLSLTGLQLNPDWLIPFKHVTHLGLRDCHQSDITYLANFKQLFILDISYNQIVDISPLRHLSFLIYVDVRSNAVFDLSPLYTQLKESAFAYLEAGDNPLFYPESKIANQGPKAITNWIDRRLDVAQKKIASCQQHKHTTLDLGNLGLTDLSLLPELFNLSHLKTLILSNEWGVSQMNKGVKMLTSSNSILPNNIFYVPPEIRKLNNLETVIAGGDWAASNGYFRRWRIKSIIPFQKIKKLKYLNVSNNMISGTVNLTSFPNLTELIANNNFISDVSSYYILRTVENINLSNNLLKNADFLKKMPNASTVDLHSNDISNVFEIRDIVLDKTIKDSKWQSNTINIANNPLDVPNIQVIVQGMNAVKRFFDQYEAERSVHISLYKNDDIKIVFAGNSNAGKSSLAERLMSDGWNEQLPTTHWMEIKRWQPVRNGRKYNIRIFDFGGQEYYHDTHYLFFSNNTAYVLLWDLWSNNYDECEIQQMQKDHSKTNVSVQGFPIPYWLESIAYHTQKKSAKTERTYTTFPINSGNEIRLVGSDVSNGIEYIITSNNVVLDVKSPPNILITQNKVEFSYYTHFLDQAQLKIQYPAIYEFANISAKTGRGMEHFKDLLFEMIDSLPISERECLGTWGAIKQEIENGVKDKDREMSLGDFRKFCNHIISLMPEVKNAGLKSTDALWFSLADTQSYARYLNDIGLVLYFPDNDYLKDKVFVKQDYVLKKIYNILEGLHGLNGKFDEAHIIEALGKPKFDKECETIIELMKHFKIVFPHPSQPGIYIAPLYLPARPSKSISIFLDDGHRPSYRFLFQGFIHKHIILEFFHLYGQQALKDEHGPLYYYWKNGIVIRDEPSQGIVMVRFSNATATSKAYIDVFSLSKSADKSFLKKITDELERLSADMNVKKAVTADGENFVPIDVLHAAETANQWVFQHNGIYFDLKLFRAHLKNELKMKKIFISYSKTDAHYLQQLENHLSALKRNGSISTWNCRQLVPGDKWDGKIKNELEEADIIIFLVSADFMATDYIWDIEIKRAIERENENPDVKVVPIIIRSCAWEDTPLSVYNTAPKKAMVLDLAKNIDEAFTDAVRDLKKIL, from the coding sequence ATGAGCATTAAGCCTGCATCAATCGTCAAATTGGAGAAGCAATTGGGAAGGACTTTGGTCAACCTCCCTCGAAACGAATTTATTGTAGATGGGCAATTGGCACCGAATGCTTTTTCGCTCGACGATTCCAGCAATATCGTCACCGTATTAAGCCTGACCGGATTACAGCTAAACCCGGATTGGTTAATCCCATTCAAGCATGTAACGCATTTGGGCTTGAGGGATTGCCACCAATCTGACATCACATATCTGGCGAATTTCAAACAACTTTTCATACTCGACATTTCCTATAACCAAATTGTTGATATTTCGCCTTTACGCCACCTTAGTTTCTTAATTTATGTCGATGTAAGAAGTAACGCTGTATTCGACCTTAGTCCATTATATACACAATTGAAAGAAAGTGCTTTCGCTTATCTGGAAGCTGGAGACAACCCGCTATTTTATCCCGAGTCCAAGATTGCCAATCAAGGCCCTAAAGCTATCACGAACTGGATCGATCGAAGGCTTGACGTTGCCCAGAAAAAAATAGCATCCTGTCAGCAACACAAGCATACTACACTCGACCTTGGAAATCTTGGATTGACCGATTTATCCTTATTACCAGAGCTATTTAACCTTTCACATTTAAAAACACTTATTTTAAGTAATGAATGGGGTGTATCCCAAATGAATAAAGGTGTAAAAATGCTTACCAGTAGCAACAGCATATTACCCAATAACATCTTTTATGTACCTCCGGAAATCCGCAAATTAAATAATTTAGAAACCGTAATTGCGGGCGGTGATTGGGCTGCTTCGAATGGTTATTTTCGGAGATGGCGTATAAAATCCATTATCCCATTTCAAAAAATTAAAAAGCTGAAATACTTAAACGTCAGCAACAACATGATTAGTGGAACGGTTAATCTGACGTCTTTTCCTAATTTAACTGAACTGATAGCTAACAATAATTTCATTTCCGATGTCTCATCTTACTATATACTAAGAACCGTTGAGAATATTAATCTCAGCAATAATTTGCTGAAAAACGCAGATTTCCTGAAGAAGATGCCTAATGCTTCTACGGTAGATCTCCATTCCAACGACATAAGCAACGTATTTGAGATTCGGGATATCGTTCTTGATAAGACGATAAAAGACTCGAAATGGCAAAGCAACACTATAAACATCGCCAATAACCCGCTCGATGTCCCAAATATCCAGGTTATAGTCCAGGGCATGAATGCTGTTAAGAGATTTTTCGACCAATACGAAGCTGAACGCTCCGTCCACATTTCATTATATAAAAACGATGACATTAAAATTGTATTCGCAGGAAATAGCAATGCCGGAAAATCGTCTCTCGCAGAAAGACTGATGTCAGATGGATGGAACGAGCAACTGCCAACAACACATTGGATGGAAATCAAACGCTGGCAGCCTGTGAGAAATGGCAGAAAATACAATATCCGGATTTTCGATTTCGGCGGACAGGAATATTATCACGATACGCATTATCTTTTCTTCAGCAACAATACCGCATATGTATTGCTTTGGGATCTTTGGTCGAACAACTACGACGAGTGCGAAATCCAGCAAATGCAAAAAGACCATTCCAAAACGAATGTATCCGTCCAAGGATTCCCCATCCCTTACTGGTTAGAATCCATCGCATACCACACGCAAAAAAAGTCGGCCAAAACCGAAAGAACATATACCACATTCCCGATTAATTCCGGAAATGAAATCAGGCTTGTCGGATCGGATGTATCAAATGGTATTGAATATATCATCACTTCCAACAACGTTGTATTGGATGTGAAGTCACCTCCCAATATTCTTATCACACAAAACAAGGTGGAGTTTTCCTACTATACTCATTTCCTCGACCAGGCGCAGTTGAAAATACAGTACCCCGCCATCTATGAATTCGCCAACATTTCCGCCAAAACAGGTCGTGGAATGGAGCACTTCAAAGACCTCCTTTTCGAAATGATCGATTCATTGCCGATCTCGGAAAGGGAATGCCTCGGGACCTGGGGCGCCATCAAACAGGAAATCGAAAACGGCGTAAAAGATAAAGACCGGGAAATGTCGCTGGGGGATTTCCGGAAATTCTGCAACCACATCATCTCCCTCATGCCCGAAGTGAAAAACGCCGGCCTCAAAAGCACCGACGCGCTCTGGTTCAGCCTGGCAGACACACAAAGCTATGCCCGCTACCTCAACGATATCGGGCTCGTCCTTTATTTCCCCGACAACGATTACCTGAAAGATAAAGTCTTCGTAAAACAGGACTACGTCCTGAAGAAAATATATAACATTCTCGAAGGGCTCCACGGCCTCAACGGGAAATTCGATGAAGCGCACATCATCGAAGCACTGGGTAAACCGAAATTCGACAAGGAATGCGAAACCATCATCGAACTGATGAAGCATTTCAAGATCGTATTCCCCCACCCATCGCAGCCCGGCATTTACATTGCGCCGCTTTACCTGCCCGCGCGGCCGTCGAAAAGCATCAGCATCTTCCTCGACGATGGTCACCGGCCTTCTTACAGGTTCCTGTTCCAGGGGTTCATCCACAAGCACATCATCCTCGAATTCTTCCACCTCTATGGCCAGCAGGCGCTCAAAGACGAGCACGGGCCGCTGTACTATTACTGGAAAAACGGGATCGTGATCCGGGATGAGCCGTCGCAGGGGATCGTGATGGTGCGGTTCAGCAACGCCACCGCCACTTCGAAGGCATACATCGATGTATTTTCGTTGAGCAAAAGCGCCGACAAATCTTTCCTCAAAAAAATCACCGACGAGCTGGAGCGCCTTTCCGCCGACATGAACGTTAAAAAAGCGGTAACGGCGGATGGGGAGAATTTTGTGCCGATAGACGTGCTGCATGCCGCAGAAACCGCCAATCAGTGGGTTTTCCAGCACAACGGCATTTACTTCGACCTGAAACTTTTCCGCGCCCATCTCAAAAACGAGCTCAAAATGAAAAAGATATTTATTTCTTATTCGAAAACAGACGCCCATTACCTCCAGCAACTGGAAAACCATCTCAGCGCCCTCAAGCGCAACGGCAGCATCAGCACCTGGAACTGCCGCCAACTCGTTCCCGGCGATAAATGGGATGGCAAAATCAAAAACGAACTGGAAGAGGCAGATATCATCATCTTCCTCGTTAGCGCCGATTTCATGGCCACCGACTATATCTGGGACATCGAGATCAAACGCGCCATCGAACGGGAGAACGAAAACCCCGACGTAAAGGTGGTGCCCATCATCATCCGCAGCTGCGCCTGGGAAGACACGCCATTGTCCGTCTACAACACCGCCCCAAAAAAAGCGATGGTTCTCGATCTGGCCAAAAACATCGACGAAGCGTTTACAGATGCGGTGCGCGATTTGAAGAAGATACTCTGA
- a CDS encoding Crp/Fnr family transcriptional regulator, translated as MQQIRQYFEKFTPLSDDDWHYFSSRLTRESFPKKSLLLRAGQTENHLSFIAEGLVRFYIPKDEENDLTFSFSFSNDFVSAYDSFLTRQPSIYNVEALTDTVLLRVSHSDLQDIYQNTAAGNIIGRHAGEDLYLTLLRREISLLSESAEERYRKLLADQPRLVREIPLKYIASWIGITPQALSRIRKRVAGIS; from the coding sequence ATGCAACAAATCCGGCAATACTTCGAAAAGTTCACACCACTGTCTGACGACGACTGGCATTACTTTTCGTCGCGGTTGACGCGGGAATCCTTTCCGAAGAAATCCCTCCTCCTCCGCGCCGGACAAACAGAAAATCACCTTTCCTTCATCGCGGAAGGGCTCGTCCGGTTCTACATCCCGAAAGACGAGGAGAACGATCTTACCTTCAGCTTTTCCTTTTCGAACGATTTCGTTTCCGCCTACGACTCTTTCCTCACCCGCCAGCCGTCCATCTACAACGTGGAAGCCCTGACAGACACCGTGCTGCTCCGCGTTTCGCACAGCGATCTGCAGGATATCTATCAAAATACCGCCGCAGGCAATATCATCGGGCGGCATGCCGGCGAAGACCTTTACCTCACGCTGCTCCGCCGCGAAATTTCGCTGCTCAGCGAATCGGCGGAGGAACGTTACCGCAAGCTACTGGCCGATCAGCCCCGGCTCGTCCGCGAAATCCCCCTCAAATACATCGCTTCGTGGATCGGGATTACGCCCCAGGCGCTCAGCCGGATCCGGAAACGGGTGGCGGGGATTTCTTAA
- a CDS encoding 2TM domain-containing protein: MDYQQKQDKRLWRIAKARAAFRVHGTVYLFINGFLWLIWFLTSPDTNGTPWPAWPMATWGLLLAFNYYFAFEVDPFRDTLREYEKLQQEKELRGL, translated from the coding sequence ATGGACTATCAACAAAAACAGGATAAGCGCCTCTGGCGTATCGCGAAAGCCCGCGCCGCCTTCCGCGTGCATGGCACCGTGTACCTTTTCATCAACGGTTTTCTCTGGCTGATCTGGTTCCTTACCTCGCCCGATACGAACGGTACGCCCTGGCCGGCCTGGCCCATGGCCACCTGGGGGCTGCTCCTGGCATTCAACTATTATTTCGCGTTTGAAGTGGATCCCTTCCGCGATACCCTGCGCGAATACGAAAAATTGCAGCAGGAAAAGGAACTCCGCGGTCTTTGA
- a CDS encoding thioredoxin family protein: MKRLLLMMAAMIAMGTAQAQHKSLDSIYNPAADARADLKAALQKASVEKKHVLLQIGGNWCIWCRRLYKFVEDHPKLTEEQNKNFVVYHLNYSKENKNLDILKELGYPQRFGFPVLVILDAKGNRLHTQNTGLLESADSYDEKKILEMIRQWGPAAFDPVLYAN, from the coding sequence ATGAAAAGACTCCTCCTCATGATGGCCGCCATGATCGCCATGGGCACGGCACAGGCACAGCACAAAAGCCTCGACAGTATTTACAATCCGGCCGCAGACGCCCGGGCCGATCTGAAAGCCGCGCTGCAAAAGGCTTCCGTCGAAAAGAAACACGTTTTGCTGCAAATCGGCGGCAACTGGTGTATCTGGTGCCGGCGGTTGTACAAGTTCGTGGAAGACCATCCCAAACTGACGGAAGAGCAGAATAAAAACTTCGTGGTATACCATCTCAACTACAGCAAGGAAAATAAAAACCTTGATATCCTCAAAGAGCTGGGCTATCCGCAACGCTTCGGATTCCCCGTGCTCGTGATCCTCGACGCCAAAGGCAACCGCCTCCACACCCAGAACACCGGGCTGCTGGAATCCGCCGACTCGTACGACGAGAAGAAGATCCTCGAAATGATCCGCCAGTGGGGCCCCGCCGCCTTCGATCCCGTTCTTTACGCGAACTGA
- a CDS encoding multiheme c-type cytochrome — MLVGAVTVLVGFLSRCSDRKADPADPRGSAFAEAASCARCHKSIYDAYATTAHAHSSAVASAGTVKGRFSAPDNIFHFAGRADVVMEQQGEELFQVLKSDGKEQGRFPFDVVFGSGRKAQTFLYWKGGQYFQLPVSWFVPADNWANSPGFPADHPKFDRLIPSTCFGCHSSMVKVREETKGITVTEQFARREMIGGIDCQRCHGPAAEHVAFHTENPAEKAARFITRIDTLNRVQRLDMCALCHSGLKPMYKPAFAFKPGDALSDFVIPTVPFRKKPDQLDVHGNQLQLLAASQCFLQSQTMNCSTCHNPHVTERTSMQTFSQRCMTCHQPGSPQFCKHTGKPKGVLQQNCIDCHMPALPSGAITLLTNGEQSPTPDSVRTHLIDVYADVVKKLP; from the coding sequence TTGCTTGTGGGAGCCGTAACCGTTCTCGTTGGTTTTTTGTCCAGATGTTCCGACCGGAAGGCCGACCCGGCCGATCCCCGCGGCAGCGCCTTCGCTGAAGCTGCTTCCTGCGCGCGATGTCACAAGTCGATTTATGATGCCTATGCCACCACCGCCCACGCACATTCGTCGGCCGTTGCATCGGCGGGCACCGTGAAAGGCCGCTTCTCCGCACCGGATAATATTTTCCATTTCGCGGGCCGTGCGGATGTGGTGATGGAGCAGCAGGGGGAGGAATTGTTCCAGGTGTTGAAATCGGACGGTAAAGAACAGGGCCGCTTTCCGTTCGATGTGGTGTTCGGTTCCGGCAGAAAGGCGCAGACCTTCCTGTACTGGAAGGGCGGGCAGTATTTCCAGTTGCCGGTTTCCTGGTTCGTGCCGGCGGATAATTGGGCCAACAGCCCGGGGTTTCCGGCAGATCATCCCAAGTTCGACCGCCTGATCCCCAGTACCTGCTTCGGTTGTCATAGCTCGATGGTGAAGGTGCGGGAAGAAACGAAAGGGATCACGGTCACGGAGCAATTCGCCCGGCGGGAAATGATCGGCGGTATCGATTGTCAGCGATGCCACGGTCCGGCCGCGGAGCATGTGGCCTTTCATACCGAAAATCCGGCGGAGAAAGCAGCGCGCTTCATCACCCGCATCGATACCCTGAACCGCGTGCAGCGCCTCGATATGTGCGCGCTTTGCCATTCCGGTCTCAAACCGATGTACAAGCCCGCTTTCGCCTTCAAGCCCGGCGACGCATTGTCGGATTTCGTTATCCCTACTGTCCCCTTCCGCAAAAAGCCCGATCAGCTCGACGTGCATGGCAACCAGCTGCAGTTGCTGGCCGCCAGCCAGTGTTTCCTGCAAAGCCAGACGATGAACTGTTCCACCTGCCATAACCCCCACGTCACGGAACGTACCAGCATGCAGACGTTCTCGCAACGCTGTATGACCTGCCATCAACCCGGATCTCCCCAATTCTGCAAACATACCGGCAAACCGAAGGGAGTCCTGCAACAGAACTGTATCGATTGCCATATGCCCGCCCTGCCGTCTGGCGCCATCACACTGCTGACCAACGGGGAGCAAAGTCCCACACCGGATTCCGTGCGCACGCACCTCATCGATGTGTATGCGGATGTGGTGAAGAAGTTGCCCTGA
- a CDS encoding TlpA disulfide reductase family protein, with amino-acid sequence MKPYRYSLVLALLVCSFATMAQERNFTVALHSPANYSGTKGRDIYDLKELQIWCVNNRPDSILREVNYGGNKGGACDSTFRLKVLSRRLGDQLQVCILKRYNPFLENEKVLTYSYDSLKKWNRKNCPADALPRLMFRLPYCVGGAVEVKPVEMYLFPFSVGFSSNDPCVNDMPLAVSLGRSAVAKFGKTVMYFYKSDNLLPDNKIRVKVMEDGILQDDRIGDGLVYKASYAMADTIVIGGKLFRIDSIGGKWDKVYLHRLTQSGLIAKVPENHMRTLAPYFDKAKEYVLLDFWGTWCKPCIAGMPKLRALHEKVKSEVLFVSVCFDDPKNYTKAKEIFEENKLSWPQVFNSMAEREFTLTKDLSVTTFPTYMLVKKNGDIFFSTSGDGFDELSRKLLEGK; translated from the coding sequence ATGAAACCTTACCGCTACTCTTTGGTCCTGGCGCTGTTGGTCTGCTCATTCGCAACCATGGCGCAGGAACGGAACTTCACGGTCGCGTTGCATTCGCCTGCAAATTACAGTGGCACCAAAGGGCGGGATATCTACGATCTAAAGGAGCTGCAGATTTGGTGTGTGAATAACCGGCCCGACAGCATTCTCCGTGAAGTGAACTATGGCGGTAACAAGGGTGGGGCCTGCGACAGCACGTTTCGCCTGAAGGTGTTGTCCCGGAGATTGGGTGACCAATTGCAGGTTTGCATCCTCAAGCGCTACAATCCTTTCCTGGAAAATGAAAAGGTGCTGACATATTCATATGATTCATTAAAGAAATGGAACAGGAAAAATTGCCCCGCAGATGCGCTGCCCCGTCTAATGTTCCGGCTGCCCTATTGCGTAGGGGGCGCTGTCGAAGTGAAGCCTGTCGAGATGTACTTGTTCCCTTTTTCCGTTGGGTTTAGCAGCAACGATCCCTGTGTGAACGATATGCCGCTTGCGGTGTCGCTGGGCCGGAGCGCTGTTGCGAAATTCGGGAAAACCGTCATGTATTTCTACAAGTCCGACAATTTGCTGCCCGACAATAAAATAAGGGTGAAGGTGATGGAAGACGGCATTTTGCAGGACGACCGGATCGGTGACGGGCTGGTGTACAAAGCGAGCTACGCGATGGCGGACACAATTGTCATCGGTGGTAAATTGTTCAGGATAGACAGCATCGGTGGAAAATGGGACAAGGTGTATCTGCACCGCCTGACGCAATCAGGCCTGATCGCGAAAGTACCGGAAAACCACATGCGCACGCTGGCGCCGTATTTCGATAAAGCGAAAGAATATGTGCTGCTTGATTTCTGGGGAACGTGGTGCAAGCCCTGCATCGCCGGGATGCCGAAGCTGCGGGCGTTGCACGAGAAAGTTAAAAGTGAGGTGCTCTTTGTAAGTGTTTGCTTCGACGACCCGAAAAACTATACGAAGGCGAAGGAGATTTTTGAAGAGAACAAGCTCTCCTGGCCGCAGGTGTTCAATAGTATGGCAGAAAGGGAATTTACCCTTACAAAGGATCTGTCGGTTACAACCTTTCCCACTTACATGCTGGTGAAAAAGAACGGGGATATCTTCTTTAGCACCAGCGGAGACGGGTTCGACGAGCTGTCCAGAAAATTGCTGGAAGGGAAGTAA
- a CDS encoding S41 family peptidase translates to MLMLFNTSCVTDGGSPNGKIAPGDLQHDFATMTELVETSSPYPFYMTSRASYDDLKASIKDRLKDSMSSLEFFQIVYPLVKSLKNPHYNLAAAMAPADASIPVYFPFSVFITGDSIVIDEHLAAPADQSLRGKYVSAINGRKPGDILSQLRQGVEYSAAEIPYINYTMESSFGKLLHSLSGISGKFNIEVDGRSYAFDGVPLGLLKGKETQGSIHDSIIQAEQEQIGYLKIRDLNPGNAEEWDEKLPVFFRKLRQLKVRKLIIDMRDNYGGSTALTRKLIAYISSKEYSFGDEVSYSKDAEIIHDSAPPVAPKSVSDKFDGACILLVNAGTFSSAHMFFAAFKHYGMGITVGEPGIERYLISGELKEKELERTKCMFYYPTSNFMLPGFSETVNAPVIPDVVISGSMQDRIARKDNVLDSIVSPGHVK, encoded by the coding sequence ATGCTCATGCTTTTTAATACATCTTGCGTCACGGATGGAGGTTCGCCAAACGGCAAAATTGCGCCGGGCGATTTACAGCACGATTTTGCCACCATGACCGAACTGGTCGAAACAAGTTCGCCTTATCCTTTTTATATGACCAGCCGCGCATCGTACGACGATTTAAAGGCAAGTATTAAAGATCGACTTAAAGATTCAATGAGCAGTCTGGAGTTTTTTCAAATTGTATATCCATTGGTAAAGTCGCTGAAGAACCCGCATTACAATCTTGCTGCTGCAATGGCGCCTGCAGACGCGTCAATTCCGGTATATTTCCCTTTTTCTGTATTTATAACGGGCGATAGTATCGTTATTGATGAGCATCTTGCTGCACCGGCAGACCAGTCCCTTCGGGGAAAATATGTTTCTGCTATTAACGGCCGGAAACCGGGCGACATTCTTTCACAGCTGCGTCAGGGCGTGGAATATTCGGCTGCCGAAATTCCATATATTAATTACACCATGGAGTCCTCCTTTGGTAAGCTGCTGCATTCGTTGTCGGGAATAAGCGGAAAATTCAATATCGAAGTAGATGGGCGATCGTACGCTTTTGACGGGGTTCCGTTGGGTCTGCTGAAAGGAAAAGAGACGCAGGGGAGCATTCATGACAGCATTATTCAGGCTGAACAGGAACAGATCGGGTATTTGAAGATCCGGGATCTAAATCCCGGAAATGCGGAAGAGTGGGATGAGAAGTTGCCGGTATTTTTCAGGAAGCTCCGTCAATTAAAAGTCCGCAAGCTCATCATCGATATGCGCGACAATTATGGAGGAAGTACAGCGCTCACCCGGAAGCTGATAGCTTACATTTCTTCGAAGGAATATTCATTTGGTGACGAAGTCAGCTATTCAAAAGACGCTGAAATTATACATGATTCGGCGCCGCCGGTTGCTCCCAAAAGCGTTTCGGACAAGTTTGACGGAGCATGCATTCTGCTGGTGAACGCTGGCACATTTTCAAGTGCGCATATGTTTTTTGCCGCGTTTAAGCATTATGGGATGGGTATTACGGTCGGTGAGCCCGGAATAGAACGTTACCTGATTTCCGGAGAGCTTAAAGAAAAGGAGCTGGAGCGGACTAAATGTATGTTCTATTACCCGACAAGCAACTTTATGCTCCCCGGGTTCTCTGAGACCGTCAATGCACCTGTTATACCGGATGTTGTCATTTCCGGATCAATGCAAGACCGGATTGCGCGAAAAGACAATGTATTGGATAGTATCGTTTCACCTGGCCATGTAAAATAG
- a CDS encoding YceI family protein, whose protein sequence is MTSRIIPFLLLGAAACQQAPKADKAAVSEPQAVSTPTDGHTLRLDTAACTLLWIGTKPTGEHRGSFQFQDGEIFVKDSTVTGGNFTINIASLRNLDLNTQPDMKQQLEDELKGANFFDAAQFPTAKFEVTEVTPYHPAAKDNSVLLKDATHMIRGNLTMKNATKNITFPAKIVFEKGKVRAAANFNIDRTQWGMTYRADKSLQDKLINSVVNIQFELITR, encoded by the coding sequence ATGACATCACGGATAATCCCCTTCCTGCTCCTCGGCGCCGCGGCCTGCCAGCAGGCACCGAAGGCCGACAAAGCCGCCGTTTCGGAGCCGCAGGCCGTTTCCACGCCAACAGACGGCCATACCCTGCGGCTGGACACCGCAGCCTGCACCCTCCTCTGGATCGGCACCAAGCCCACCGGGGAACATAGAGGCTCATTCCAGTTCCAGGACGGGGAAATATTCGTGAAAGACAGCACCGTCACCGGCGGCAATTTCACCATCAACATCGCCAGTCTCCGGAACCTGGACCTTAACACCCAGCCCGATATGAAACAGCAGTTGGAAGACGAGCTGAAAGGCGCCAATTTTTTCGATGCGGCGCAATTCCCGACAGCGAAGTTCGAAGTGACCGAAGTGACGCCTTACCATCCCGCCGCCAAAGACAATTCCGTGCTGCTGAAAGATGCCACCCATATGATCCGCGGCAATCTGACGATGAAAAACGCCACCAAAAACATCACCTTCCCCGCCAAGATCGTTTTCGAGAAAGGGAAAGTAAGGGCTGCGGCGAATTTCAACATCGACCGTACGCAATGGGGGATGACTTACCGGGCGGACAAATCGCTGCAGGATAAGTTGATCAACTCCGTCGTCAACATTCAATTCGAATTGATTACCCGTTGA